One Halolamina litorea genomic window carries:
- a CDS encoding ABC transporter permease — MLKYVTRRLLVTIPVLIGVTIAISLIIYLAPGNPARIALGMNAQPEAVAELERQMGLDQPPWIRYLEWLWGVLHLDLGESVRTGRSVTSMIAERLPPTLELAVGSMMLTLIIALPLGVISAVKQYTWVDTSSMLFAIFWLSMPSFWLALILLLLFSVELNVFPISGRGTPVLGMTWLMSLILPAVATGTRRAGLLTRMTRSSMLEILNEDYIRTARGKGIGERAVIYTHAMKNAMIPIVTLIGLQIPFIFSGSVIIETVFSWPGMGRLLVNSVLQRDYPIVQGLVLVYAVIVIASNLLVDLAYGYFDPRIEYE, encoded by the coding sequence ATGCTCAAGTACGTCACTAGACGGTTGCTCGTAACGATCCCGGTCCTGATCGGCGTCACTATCGCGATATCGCTGATCATCTACCTCGCACCCGGGAACCCCGCACGCATCGCGCTGGGGATGAACGCTCAGCCGGAAGCGGTTGCTGAGTTGGAACGACAGATGGGGCTGGACCAGCCCCCGTGGATCCGCTACCTCGAGTGGCTCTGGGGGGTTCTCCACCTCGACCTGGGCGAGTCGGTCCGGACCGGCCGCTCGGTAACGTCGATGATCGCCGAGCGACTGCCACCCACGCTCGAACTCGCCGTGGGGTCGATGATGCTGACGCTGATCATCGCGCTCCCGCTGGGCGTCATCAGCGCGGTGAAACAGTACACGTGGGTCGACACCAGTTCGATGCTGTTCGCCATCTTCTGGCTGTCGATGCCGTCGTTCTGGCTCGCGCTCATCCTGCTCCTGCTGTTCTCGGTGGAGTTGAACGTGTTCCCGATATCCGGGCGGGGGACGCCGGTGTTGGGGATGACCTGGCTGATGTCACTGATCCTCCCGGCGGTGGCGACCGGGACCAGACGGGCCGGCTTGCTCACACGGATGACCCGGTCGTCGATGCTCGAGATCCTCAACGAGGACTACATCCGCACCGCACGCGGGAAGGGCATCGGCGAGCGCGCGGTCATCTACACCCACGCGATGAAGAACGCGATGATCCCCATCGTGACGCTGATCGGCCTCCAGATCCCGTTCATCTTCTCGGGCTCGGTCATCATCGAGACCGTGTTCTCGTGGCCGGGGATGGGGCGGCTGCTGGTCAACTCGGTGTTGCAGCGCGACTACCCGATCGTACAGGGACTCGTGCTGGTGTACGCCGTGATCGTGATCGCGTCGAACCTGCTCGTGGACCTCGCGTACGGCTACTTCGACCCGCGGATCGAGTACGAGTAA
- a CDS encoding ABC transporter permease produces the protein MTTDTPDDTTDDARTDGGAAATAGDSAPGEERSRDTRAATGRIARTKTVLARVMQNRFAVFGLFVVALLLFTAIFADFIAPYGAAEQNYEALKQPPSLDHPFGTDQYGRDVFSRVVYGTRYAVFLGVVIVGIEMLLGVTLGLIAGYYGGYTESFIMRLVDIALSMPALVLALAIAGMLGGGLFPLIVAVSLVGWRGFARLVRGDVKSVMEEEYIESADAAGLSDFRTITRYVLPNAASSIIVYATLTIPTVILWSAGLSFLGMGVQPPRPEWGAILAAGRGEIDSAWWIATFPGLAIMVTVIGFNGLGDGLRDALDPRQVR, from the coding sequence ATGACTACGGACACACCTGACGACACGACCGACGACGCGAGAACCGACGGCGGGGCGGCAGCCACGGCTGGCGACTCCGCCCCCGGCGAGGAACGGTCCCGCGACACGCGGGCGGCGACCGGCCGGATCGCCCGGACCAAGACCGTCCTCGCCCGGGTGATGCAGAACCGGTTTGCGGTGTTCGGCCTGTTCGTGGTGGCGCTGTTGCTGTTCACCGCGATCTTCGCCGACTTCATCGCCCCCTACGGCGCCGCCGAACAGAACTACGAGGCGCTCAAACAGCCACCCAGCCTCGATCACCCCTTCGGGACCGACCAGTACGGCCGGGACGTGTTCTCCCGGGTGGTCTACGGCACTCGCTACGCGGTGTTCCTCGGGGTCGTCATCGTCGGCATCGAGATGCTGCTCGGCGTGACCCTCGGCCTGATCGCCGGCTACTACGGCGGCTACACCGAGTCGTTCATCATGCGACTGGTCGACATCGCGCTCTCGATGCCCGCGCTGGTGTTGGCGCTGGCCATTGCCGGCATGCTCGGGGGCGGCCTCTTCCCCTTGATCGTAGCGGTGAGCCTCGTCGGCTGGCGCGGGTTCGCCCGCCTCGTCCGCGGGGACGTAAAGAGCGTCATGGAGGAGGAGTACATCGAGTCGGCCGACGCCGCCGGGTTGAGCGACTTCCGGACGATAACCCGGTACGTGCTGCCGAACGCCGCCTCGAGCATCATCGTCTACGCCACGCTGACCATCCCGACGGTGATTCTCTGGAGTGCCGGTCTCTCCTTCCTCGGGATGGGCGTCCAGCCCCCGCGACCGGAGTGGGGTGCGATCCTCGCCGCCGGCCGCGGCGAGATCGATTCGGCGTGGTGGATCGCGACCTTCCCCGGCCTCGCCATCATGGTGACCGTGATCGGCTTCAACGGGCTGGGCGACGGTCTCAGAGACGCACTCGACCCACGACAGGTCCGCTAA
- a CDS encoding ABC transporter ATP-binding protein — MSNQRTSTRQNGARESGPEPLLEIDDLHVHFHTEEGTVEAIDGVSLTIGRDEVLGVIGESGCGKSVTALSTMGLLKSPPADIVSGSIRYDGTELLDLSDQELNDVRGDDITMIYQDPMSSLNPVLTIGQQVMEPLLAHRDVSKETARERALEMLKSVGLADAERLMTEYPDALSGGMRQRVVIAMALITEPKLLIADEPTTALDVTIQAQIMDLLTDLREEFEMSMLFISHDLAVISEIADRIGVMYAGNVVEQCEMRELFESPLHPYTRKLAESIPSVEGRADRLPTIEGTVPELIDPPSGCRFAGRCPQYIGEVCDSVDPSLETPPALEGGDQKVACHLYDEEREGGPPWPVGEEAVGHEGVDGA; from the coding sequence ATGTCTAATCAACGAACTTCGACCCGACAGAACGGGGCCCGCGAGAGCGGCCCCGAACCGCTCCTCGAGATCGACGACCTCCACGTCCACTTCCACACCGAGGAAGGGACCGTCGAGGCCATCGACGGCGTCTCGCTGACTATCGGGCGCGACGAGGTGCTCGGCGTCATCGGCGAGAGCGGCTGTGGGAAGTCAGTCACCGCCCTCTCGACGATGGGGCTGCTGAAGTCCCCGCCTGCCGACATCGTCAGCGGCTCGATCCGGTACGACGGCACCGAACTCCTCGACCTGAGCGATCAGGAGCTGAACGACGTGCGCGGTGACGACATCACGATGATCTACCAGGACCCGATGTCGTCGCTGAACCCGGTTCTGACCATCGGCCAGCAGGTGATGGAGCCGCTGCTCGCCCACCGCGACGTCTCGAAGGAGACCGCACGGGAGCGCGCACTCGAGATGCTCAAGTCGGTCGGCCTCGCCGACGCCGAGCGGCTGATGACGGAGTACCCCGACGCGCTCTCGGGCGGGATGCGCCAGCGGGTCGTGATCGCCATGGCGCTGATCACCGAACCCAAACTGCTCATCGCCGACGAGCCGACGACGGCCCTCGACGTGACCATCCAGGCCCAGATCATGGACCTGCTGACCGACCTCCGCGAGGAGTTCGAGATGAGCATGCTGTTCATCAGCCACGACCTCGCGGTCATCTCGGAGATCGCCGACCGAATCGGCGTGATGTACGCCGGGAACGTCGTCGAACAGTGTGAGATGCGGGAGCTCTTCGAGTCGCCGCTGCACCCCTACACCCGAAAGCTCGCCGAGAGCATCCCCTCCGTCGAGGGCCGGGCCGACCGGCTACCGACGATCGAGGGGACCGTCCCCGAACTGATCGACCCGCCCTCGGGCTGTCGGTTCGCCGGGCGGTGCCCCCAGTACATCGGGGAGGTCTGTGACTCGGTCGACCCGAGCCTCGAGACGCCGCCGGCGCTGGAGGGGGGCGACCAGAAAGTCGCCTGCCACCTCTACGACGAAGAGCGCGAGGGCGGGCCGCCGTGGCCGGTCGGTGAGGAGGCCGTGGGGCACGAGGGGGTGGACGGCGCATGA
- a CDS encoding ABC transporter ATP-binding protein: MSIETSRADSEVSPDDGLLVADDVRKYFPVKGGVLNRHVGDVKAVDGVSFSMEGGETLGLVGESGCGKSTLGKTLVRLHDATDGSVYFDGEDITAASKGRLRELRRDVQIIFQDPGSSLNPRMTVADLITEPMRALTDWDKEKRQDRLHELIEEVDLQENHLKRAPHEFSGGQQQRIAIARALSVNPKLIVADEPTSALDVSVQAKILNLMEDLQDTYDLTYLFISHDLSVIRHICDRVAVMYLGELAEVAPADQLFDEPKHPYTQALLSSLPRATPEPMSDRIILQGDVPSPEEPPSGCRFHTRCQEYIGDVCETDDPKLREVGEGRVCACHHYTD; the protein is encoded by the coding sequence ATGAGCATCGAAACCTCCCGTGCCGACAGCGAGGTCAGCCCGGACGACGGCCTCCTGGTGGCCGACGACGTGCGCAAGTACTTCCCGGTCAAGGGCGGCGTGTTGAACCGTCACGTCGGCGACGTGAAAGCCGTCGACGGCGTGAGCTTCAGCATGGAGGGCGGCGAGACCCTTGGGCTGGTGGGCGAGTCCGGCTGTGGGAAGTCCACCCTCGGGAAGACCCTCGTCCGACTCCACGACGCGACCGACGGGAGCGTCTACTTCGACGGCGAGGATATCACCGCGGCGTCGAAGGGGCGCCTGCGAGAACTCAGACGGGACGTCCAGATCATCTTCCAGGACCCCGGCTCCTCGCTGAACCCCCGGATGACCGTCGCCGACCTGATCACCGAGCCGATGCGGGCACTCACCGACTGGGACAAGGAGAAGCGACAGGACCGGCTCCACGAACTGATCGAGGAGGTCGACCTGCAGGAGAACCACCTCAAGCGCGCGCCCCACGAGTTCTCCGGCGGGCAGCAACAGCGCATCGCCATCGCGCGGGCGCTGTCGGTGAACCCGAAGCTCATCGTCGCCGACGAACCGACGAGCGCCCTGGACGTGAGCGTGCAGGCGAAGATCCTGAACCTCATGGAGGACCTGCAGGACACCTACGACCTCACCTACCTGTTCATCAGCCACGACCTCAGCGTCATCCGGCACATCTGTGACCGCGTGGCCGTGATGTACCTCGGCGAACTGGCCGAGGTCGCCCCCGCGGATCAGCTGTTCGACGAGCCGAAACACCCCTACACGCAGGCGCTGCTGTCCAGCCTGCCCCGGGCGACGCCGGAGCCGATGAGCGACCGGATCATCCTGCAGGGCGACGTGCCGAGCCCCGAGGAGCCGCCGTCTGGCTGTCGGTTCCACACCCGGTGTCAGGAGTACATCGGCGACGTGTGTGAGACCGACGATCCGAAGCTGCGCGAGGTCGGTGAGGGCCGCGTCTGTGCCTGCCACCACTACACCGACTGA
- a CDS encoding M24 family metallopeptidase gives MVLTTVPQTEFEARIETVRDELAAGDYDALCLFSATSIQWLSGFHHLQTERPVCLAVTQDAVEVTVPRLEADRAESDEFPQIGAVHTYFDYPGNNGGEYYVNPGRTPEDTIALMLDELGVESVAADSNGAPGFWGYSGPSLEELAGVDVDTVEWITEMRKEKSEVEFDLMRHSAHWGNLAHRKLAEYAEPGKHELWVAKRASLDASMAMFDALGDRYDSQQRGGFPARCGFLSGPNTALPHGLTVNRRLEEGDVLVTGASSNVGGYKSELERTMFVGEPTDEQRNRFEIMLEAQTIGIEESGPGVPCSAVDQAVHDYMREQGVLEYAQHHTGHNLGMEAHEREFIDRGSDEVMQPGHAYSIEPGIYYPDEAGYRHSDTILITEDGVEQITHYPRDLESNIIRW, from the coding sequence ATGGTGTTAACAACCGTACCCCAGACCGAGTTCGAGGCCCGAATCGAGACCGTCCGCGACGAACTCGCGGCGGGTGACTACGACGCCCTCTGTCTGTTCTCCGCGACGAGTATCCAGTGGCTCTCCGGGTTCCACCACCTCCAGACCGAGCGGCCGGTCTGTCTCGCGGTCACGCAGGACGCCGTCGAGGTGACGGTGCCGCGGCTGGAGGCCGACCGGGCCGAGAGCGACGAGTTCCCGCAGATCGGCGCCGTCCACACCTACTTCGACTACCCCGGGAACAACGGCGGCGAGTACTACGTCAACCCCGGCCGGACGCCGGAGGACACCATCGCCCTGATGCTCGACGAACTCGGCGTCGAATCGGTCGCCGCCGACAGCAACGGCGCGCCGGGGTTCTGGGGCTACTCGGGGCCGAGCCTCGAGGAACTCGCCGGCGTCGACGTCGACACCGTCGAGTGGATCACCGAGATGCGCAAGGAGAAGTCAGAGGTCGAGTTCGACCTGATGCGCCACTCCGCCCACTGGGGCAACCTCGCACACCGAAAGCTCGCGGAGTACGCCGAGCCGGGGAAACACGAACTCTGGGTGGCAAAGCGGGCCAGCCTCGACGCCTCGATGGCGATGTTCGACGCGCTCGGGGACCGCTACGACTCCCAGCAACGCGGGGGGTTCCCCGCCCGCTGTGGGTTCCTCTCCGGGCCGAACACGGCACTCCCCCACGGCCTCACCGTCAATCGGCGGCTGGAGGAGGGTGACGTACTCGTCACCGGCGCCTCCTCGAACGTCGGCGGCTACAAGAGCGAGCTCGAACGCACGATGTTCGTCGGCGAACCCACCGACGAACAGCGCAACCGCTTCGAGATCATGCTCGAAGCCCAGACCATCGGGATCGAGGAGAGCGGCCCGGGCGTGCCCTGTTCGGCCGTCGATCAGGCCGTCCACGACTACATGCGCGAACAGGGGGTACTGGAGTACGCCCAGCACCACACCGGCCACAACCTCGGGATGGAGGCCCACGAGCGGGAGTTCATCGACCGCGGCAGCGACGAGGTCATGCAGCCCGGACACGCCTACTCGATCGAACCGGGTATCTACTACCCCGACGAGGCGGGCTACCGCCACTCCGACACCATCCTGATCACCGAGGACGGCGTCGAACAGATCACCCACTACCCGCGGGACCTCGAATCGAACATCATCCGCTGGTAG
- a CDS encoding GNAT family N-acetyltransferase codes for MVTIEYDTTGAYVDDCLAVARGLDRGFNDAGLASMAEDLPEQRQFLAFADGELLGFVSIDDSGPAVAEVAWFAVRSDSQGAGIGSRLLEAVTDRLAAGGVRLLSVKTLAATVDDDHYARVRSFYEGAGFHHVETIDPYPEWEPGNPCAIYVKPLAAE; via the coding sequence ATGGTCACCATCGAGTACGACACCACGGGCGCCTACGTCGACGACTGCCTCGCCGTCGCCCGCGGGCTGGATCGGGGCTTCAACGACGCCGGGCTGGCGTCGATGGCCGAGGACCTTCCGGAACAGCGCCAGTTCCTCGCGTTCGCGGACGGCGAACTGCTCGGGTTCGTCTCCATCGACGACAGCGGGCCGGCGGTGGCGGAGGTGGCGTGGTTCGCGGTCCGGTCGGACAGTCAAGGGGCCGGGATCGGTAGCCGGCTGCTCGAGGCGGTAACCGACCGACTGGCGGCTGGGGGCGTCCGCCTCCTGAGCGTCAAGACGCTCGCAGCGACCGTCGACGACGACCACTACGCGCGTGTGCGTTCGTTCTACGAAGGGGCCGGGTTCCATCACGTCGAGACTATCGACCCCTATCCCGAATGGGAGCCGGGGAACCCCTGTGCCATCTACGTCAAGCCGCTCGCTGCCGAGTGA
- a CDS encoding DUF1028 domain-containing protein, giving the protein MTFSITAADPETGKTGVAIASVFPSVGAVCPWVSEDVGLSTQAWDSGADYGEPLLEMLARNIRLESAAEAVLANRPGSAGTQLHGTEVDGETYAYTGEKATEWAGHVVGENHTAAGNTLAGEAVVTKMHEAFEDADGPLTERLLTALTAGEAAGGDKRGDNLSAAVLVHAPESKLYHNMRVDQPGNPIDGLWDAYEAGRDHAEAVENTDDLAAEWGEGFEESIAEFQMRY; this is encoded by the coding sequence GTGACGTTCTCCATCACCGCAGCCGATCCCGAGACGGGGAAAACGGGCGTCGCCATCGCGTCGGTGTTCCCGTCGGTCGGGGCGGTCTGCCCGTGGGTCAGCGAGGACGTTGGGCTATCGACGCAGGCGTGGGACTCCGGCGCCGACTACGGCGAACCGTTGTTGGAGATGCTGGCCCGGAACATCCGCCTAGAAAGCGCCGCGGAGGCCGTGCTGGCGAACCGTCCCGGCAGCGCCGGCACGCAACTCCATGGCACCGAAGTCGACGGCGAGACGTACGCCTACACCGGCGAGAAGGCGACGGAGTGGGCGGGCCACGTCGTCGGCGAGAACCACACCGCGGCGGGCAACACGCTCGCCGGCGAGGCGGTCGTGACCAAGATGCACGAGGCGTTCGAGGACGCCGACGGCCCGCTGACCGAGCGGCTCCTGACCGCGCTGACCGCGGGCGAGGCGGCCGGCGGCGACAAGCGCGGCGACAACCTCAGCGCGGCGGTGCTGGTCCATGCTCCCGAGTCGAAACTGTACCACAACATGCGGGTCGACCAGCCCGGGAACCCCATCGACGGGCTCTGGGACGCCTACGAGGCCGGTCGCGACCACGCCGAGGCCGTCGAGAACACCGACGACCTCGCGGCGGAGTGGGGCGAGGGGTTCGAGGAGTCCATCGCCGAGTTTCAGATGCGGTACTGA
- a CDS encoding NAD(P)/FAD-dependent oxidoreductase yields the protein MPEPIETDSDDESQHRDVLIVGGGVAGLTAALYTARAGLDTLVYDGGESILRRNAHLENFPGFPAGVNPRLFADMLHAQATRNGVDLVAGRITDIDHAGSDGDDEPGFLATDEDGDTVRADRVVAASWSDVEYLNTLDPEIRSAGSKAYLDEDGNGRTSVDGLYAAGRLAERYHQAVVAAGDGAATGITLIHDSETPFYHDWVTPEGYFTDRGREVPPGCEEIDETERAARRAESRAAMREYFAEEHEQDQRTHPSLVDDEKGRLSEQ from the coding sequence ATGCCCGAACCCATCGAGACCGACAGCGACGATGAGTCACAGCACCGGGACGTGCTGATCGTCGGCGGCGGCGTCGCCGGCCTCACGGCGGCGCTCTACACCGCCCGCGCGGGGCTCGACACGCTCGTCTACGACGGCGGCGAGTCGATCCTGCGCCGGAACGCGCACCTGGAGAACTTCCCCGGCTTCCCCGCCGGCGTCAACCCCCGGCTGTTCGCGGACATGCTCCACGCGCAGGCGACGCGGAACGGCGTGGACCTCGTCGCCGGTCGGATCACCGATATCGATCACGCTGGGAGCGACGGCGACGACGAACCCGGCTTCCTCGCGACCGACGAGGACGGCGACACGGTCCGTGCCGACCGGGTCGTTGCCGCGTCGTGGTCCGACGTCGAGTACCTGAACACGCTCGACCCCGAGATCCGCTCGGCCGGGAGCAAGGCGTACCTCGACGAGGACGGCAACGGCCGGACGAGCGTCGACGGCCTCTACGCGGCGGGCCGACTCGCCGAACGCTACCACCAAGCCGTCGTCGCCGCCGGCGACGGGGCGGCGACCGGGATCACGCTGATCCACGACTCCGAGACGCCGTTCTACCACGACTGGGTCACGCCCGAGGGCTACTTTACCGACCGCGGCCGGGAGGTACCGCCGGGCTGTGAGGAGATCGACGAGACCGAGCGCGCCGCCCGCCGGGCCGAGTCCCGAGCGGCGATGCGGGAGTACTTCGCCGAGGAGCACGAGCAGGACCAGCGGACCCACCCGAGCCTCGTCGACGACGAGAAGGGTCGACTGAGTGAACAGTGA
- the hpt gene encoding hypoxanthine/guanine phosphoribosyltransferase, protein MDQLRRSLLDAPIIEKGEYQYFVHPISDGIPTLQPSLLREIVIKICRKVELEDVDKIVTPAAMGIHISTAVSLMSDVPIVVIRKRQYGLDGEVALHQETGYSESEMYINDVEEGDTVLVLDDVLSTGGTLTAITEAIEGIGAEVSDVLAVIKKAGENELDGVVDYKTLINVSVEDGEVVIVDEEGDG, encoded by the coding sequence ATGGATCAACTGCGCCGGTCGCTCCTCGACGCGCCGATCATCGAGAAAGGCGAGTACCAGTACTTCGTCCACCCGATCAGCGACGGGATCCCGACGCTCCAGCCGAGCCTCCTGCGGGAGATCGTCATCAAGATCTGCCGGAAGGTCGAACTCGAGGACGTCGACAAGATCGTCACCCCCGCCGCGATGGGGATCCACATCTCGACGGCCGTCTCGCTGATGAGCGACGTGCCGATCGTCGTGATCCGCAAGCGCCAGTACGGTCTCGACGGCGAGGTCGCGCTCCATCAGGAGACCGGCTACTCCGAGTCCGAGATGTACATCAACGACGTGGAGGAGGGCGACACAGTGCTCGTGCTCGACGACGTGCTCTCGACGGGCGGCACGCTCACGGCCATCACCGAGGCCATCGAGGGTATCGGCGCCGAAGTGTCGGACGTGCTCGCGGTGATCAAGAAGGCCGGCGAGAACGAACTCGACGGCGTCGTCGACTACAAGACGCTGATCAACGTCAGCGTCGAGGACGGCGAAGTCGTCATCGTCGACGAGGAAGGTGACGGGTAA
- a CDS encoding alpha/beta hydrolase family protein, which yields MSELPLDAYYDLTQVGAVAVSPDGERAAFTTSENDPDADESVSSLFVVPTDGSRDPHRLTRVSGAGSPTWSPDGDRLAFLAARDEDSDLRVGRESEDEDEDEEAAAENGGGNGEAEPKSQVWAFDLALGGDARQITDFEEGVREFDWAPDGERIVVTARDPTDAESAYLDERRDGGPIETERVQHKLDGVGYLDTVRSYLFVVGEDAVLGSAAADADSARKLEDAYGRGAFEGLSGLQPDWGAGDEIAFVSYRGEDPDSTLATDVFTVSPEGGDATAITDGGLSCNAPTWSPDGERLAFSAGDETNWCIPTEARVWDGEEHVSVTGDLDRTLARGSSFEWVDDAVFYTLVGDEARTRILECDASDAEWERTFEAQGDDRAVAGLSIGGDTAAMGLSHPSEGHDPYALPVDDLDADEQPDSLTRLASVNADLTDEYEMPEVTRVTFENDGWDISGVLYHPPEYEPGESDPAPTVCAIHGGPVSYDEPVFDFTHAAFTSRGYLVFRPNYRGGSSFGRKFCETLHGRWGTVEASDIAAGIEDLVDRGWTDPDRVFGYGFSYGGIAQGYLVTQYPDLFTAAAPEHGIYDLRSAYGTDDSHIWMENEYGYPWENQDEIDASSAINDIGNVETPLLVAAGGADWRCPPSQSEQFYVAAQQAGAECRLVIYEDEHHNVGDPDRAIHRLEEITSWYRRHDPAVTDAEADDPHGRDADEE from the coding sequence ATGAGCGAGCTACCACTCGACGCGTACTACGACCTCACGCAGGTCGGCGCCGTCGCCGTCTCCCCCGACGGGGAGCGCGCGGCGTTCACTACCTCCGAGAACGACCCCGACGCCGACGAGTCGGTGTCGTCGCTGTTCGTCGTCCCCACCGACGGCAGCCGCGACCCCCACCGACTCACCCGCGTCTCCGGCGCCGGCTCCCCGACGTGGTCGCCAGACGGCGATCGACTCGCGTTCCTCGCCGCCCGCGACGAGGACAGCGACCTCCGTGTCGGTCGGGAGAGCGAGGACGAGGACGAAGACGAGGAGGCGGCGGCCGAGAACGGCGGCGGCAACGGCGAGGCAGAGCCGAAGTCCCAGGTCTGGGCGTTCGACCTCGCGCTCGGGGGCGACGCCCGCCAGATCACCGACTTCGAGGAGGGCGTCCGCGAGTTCGACTGGGCGCCCGACGGCGAACGCATCGTCGTCACCGCCCGCGACCCCACCGACGCCGAGTCGGCCTACCTCGACGAGCGCCGGGACGGCGGACCGATCGAGACCGAGCGCGTCCAGCACAAACTGGACGGCGTCGGCTACCTCGACACCGTCAGGAGCTACCTGTTCGTCGTCGGCGAGGACGCCGTCCTCGGGTCCGCAGCCGCCGACGCCGACTCCGCCCGGAAGCTGGAGGACGCCTACGGTCGCGGCGCGTTCGAGGGACTGAGCGGCCTCCAGCCGGATTGGGGCGCCGGCGACGAGATCGCGTTCGTCTCCTACCGCGGCGAGGACCCCGACAGCACGCTCGCGACCGACGTGTTCACGGTCTCGCCCGAAGGCGGTGACGCGACCGCGATCACCGACGGCGGCCTGAGCTGTAACGCGCCGACGTGGTCGCCCGACGGCGAGCGGCTGGCGTTCTCCGCGGGCGACGAGACGAACTGGTGTATCCCGACCGAAGCCCGCGTCTGGGACGGCGAGGAACACGTCTCGGTGACGGGCGACCTCGACCGAACGCTCGCACGCGGCTCCAGCTTCGAGTGGGTCGACGACGCTGTCTTCTACACGCTCGTCGGCGACGAGGCCCGAACCCGAATTCTGGAGTGCGACGCTTCCGACGCCGAGTGGGAGCGGACGTTCGAGGCACAGGGCGACGACCGCGCAGTGGCGGGCCTCTCCATCGGCGGCGACACGGCGGCGATGGGGCTCTCGCATCCGAGCGAGGGCCACGACCCCTACGCGCTGCCCGTCGACGACCTCGACGCCGACGAGCAACCTGACTCGCTCACGCGACTCGCTTCGGTCAACGCCGACCTTACCGACGAGTACGAGATGCCGGAGGTCACCCGCGTTACCTTCGAGAACGACGGCTGGGACATCTCGGGCGTGCTCTACCACCCGCCGGAGTACGAGCCCGGCGAGTCCGACCCGGCGCCGACGGTGTGTGCGATCCACGGCGGCCCCGTCTCCTACGACGAGCCGGTGTTCGACTTCACCCACGCGGCGTTCACCTCGCGTGGCTACCTCGTCTTCCGCCCGAACTACCGCGGGGGCTCCTCGTTCGGCCGGAAGTTCTGCGAGACGCTCCACGGCCGCTGGGGAACCGTCGAGGCCAGCGACATCGCCGCCGGGATCGAGGACCTGGTCGACCGCGGCTGGACCGACCCCGACCGCGTGTTCGGCTACGGCTTCTCCTACGGCGGGATCGCACAGGGCTACCTGGTCACGCAGTACCCCGACCTGTTCACCGCCGCCGCGCCCGAACACGGGATCTACGACCTGCGCTCGGCCTACGGCACCGACGACTCCCACATCTGGATGGAGAACGAGTACGGCTACCCGTGGGAGAATCAAGACGAGATCGACGCCTCCTCGGCCATCAACGACATCGGGAACGTCGAGACGCCGCTCCTGGTCGCCGCCGGCGGCGCCGACTGGCGCTGTCCGCCCTCCCAGTCCGAACAGTTCTACGTCGCGGCCCAGCAGGCCGGCGCGGAGTGTCGGCTGGTGATCTACGAGGACGAACACCACAACGTCGGCGACCCCGACCGCGCCATCCACCGACTCGAGGAGATCACCTCGTGGTACCGCCGCCACGACCCCGCGGTCACCGACGCCGAGGCCGACGACCCGCACGGCCGCGACGCCGACGAGGAGTAG